The following is a genomic window from Acidimicrobiales bacterium.
GCTCGACACCACCGACCGGAGCGTGGACGAGGTCGTCCAGGCCATCCTGGACGAGCTGTGACCGTGCGCCCCGACCTCGTCTTCTACCGGGTGTGCCGGTTCCTCTCGGTGACCGTCTTCTGCGGGCTGTGGTTCCGGGCCAGCTACGAGGGCCGGGAGAACGTCCCGGCCTCGGGGCCGTACGTCGTGGCCCCCGTGCACCGGTCGAACCTCGACACGCTCATCGTCGGTGGGCTCAGCCGGCGCCGCCTCCGGTTCATGGGCAAGGACTCGCTGTGGAAGATCCGCTTCTTCGGGGCGCTCTTCAGCGCCCTCGGGGCCTTCCCGGTGCACCGCGGCAGCGCCGACCGGGAGGCGCTGCGGCGCTCGATCGAGGTGTTGAAGGGAGGCGAGCCGCTCGTCATGTTCCCCGAGGGCACCCGCCAGTCCGGGCCGACCGTGCAGCCGCTCTTCGAGGGGGCGGCCTACATGGCGTGCCGGGCGGGAGTCCCGATCGTCCCCGTCGGCATCGGCGGTTCGGAGGCCGCCATGCCCAAGGGATCGAAGATGATCCGCCCGGTGAAGGTGCACGTGGTGGTCGGCCGCCCCATCGTCCCGCCGGCGCCGACCGATGGCGGCCGGGTGCCCCGGGCGGCCGTGCACGATGTCACCGAGCAGCTCCACGCCGAGCTGCAGACCCTGTTCGACGCCGCCCGGCACCGGGTGGGCGACCCCTAAGCCAGCTAGTTCCCGAGGGCGTCGAGGGCGGCGCTGGCGGTCAGGATCCGGTCGTCAACCGGGGGCCCGCTGTCTCCCTCCGGGGGGGGAGCGCCCAGGCTGAAGGTCAGGGCCGACGACACGGCCC
Proteins encoded in this region:
- a CDS encoding lysophospholipid acyltransferase family protein — translated: MTVRPDLVFYRVCRFLSVTVFCGLWFRASYEGRENVPASGPYVVAPVHRSNLDTLIVGGLSRRRLRFMGKDSLWKIRFFGALFSALGAFPVHRGSADREALRRSIEVLKGGEPLVMFPEGTRQSGPTVQPLFEGAAYMACRAGVPIVPVGIGGSEAAMPKGSKMIRPVKVHVVVGRPIVPPAPTDGGRVPRAAVHDVTEQLHAELQTLFDAARHRVGDP